The genomic interval AGCGCGGTTTCCGCGGCGGACCAACCCCAAGCAGCCGAGCTTGGGGCAGCAGCTTTTCGGTCCGGCGCGATACCCGTCACGGACGCGGGAGCTCGGGGAGCAGCTCGCGGTCCGCGCTGAGCATTTCCCACACCAGGCGCGTGGAGGCGGCCACGGCGACGGGCAGCATCAGGATCGAGAAGCACGGCAGCCAGAACAACAGCGCGAAGCCCAGCCCGAAGCCGAGCACCGCGGGCTTGTAGGCGCGCACCAAACGCAGGCGATCGCGCATGCGTACGCCCCGCAAGGTGAGGGGATAGTCGAACAGGTTCCACGCCAGACCCAGGGCTACGACCAGGAGCTTGGCGGGGATGGTGACCACGGCGGCGGGCGGCGCGAGGAGCTCGACGATCCACAAGAGGAGCAGGAGCGGGCCCGCGAACAGCGCTGCGAGGGCCTGCGCCTTCAAGCCGAACCACATCTCCGCGAAGAAGCCGAGAGCGGCGCGCTCGGGAATGCCGAGGGCCTTCTCCTGGCGCGCGATGATCGACTCCAGCGCGGGGCCGGAGAGCGGTGGCGTGGTGGCCGCGGCGATCATCACGCCGAGCACGCTGGCGAGCAGGGCGCCGACCCAGCTGGCAATGGCGGTGCCGAGCTCCGAATACCAACTGTGGCTGGGAGCGATCCAGGTCTCGAGGGCGGGCTGGACCCAGAGCACCGCGAGGCTGACGAACAGCGCCGAGAGGCCGAACAAGATCGCCGCGGGGACCAAGCCGGCGGGCCATGCCGCCGGCGTTCGGAACATGAATCCGAGACCACGGAACACCGCACGAAATCCGGCCCAAAGTCCGGGGCGAGGCGGCAGGGCGGCGTCCGTCACGATGTCATCTCGTATCCAAAAGAAGCGCTGATGCAAAGTGCGGGCGTTGTTCCCGAGGCTTCGCTCGGGATAAGGTACCGCGACTGATCATGGTGGCCGACGTCTTCGACATCGTCGGGAGCGTCATCCACGGCGCGTATCGGGTCGAAGCCGTCGTTGCCGAGGGCGGCTTCGCCGTCGTTTACCGCGCGCAGCATCAAGGCTTCAACGCGCCGGTGGCGCTCAAGTGTCTGAAGCTTCCCGAGAAGCTCGATGCTCAGCGTCAAGAAGCGTTCTTGCGTCAGTTCCGGGCGGAGGGCGAGCTGCTGTTCGCGCTGTCTGCGGCGCTGCCCACGGTGGTGCGTCCGCTCGCGATCGACGCTCTCAACACCAACGACGGCACCTTCGTGCCGTACATGGTGCTCGAGTGGCTCGAAGGTGAAACCCTCGACGTGATCGTGGAGCGCCGCAACGAGCAGCAGCGCGCCCCGTTGCCGATCAAGAAGCTGGTGCGGCTCTTGGGGCCCGTCGCTGATGCGTTGGCGAAGGCGCACAACTTCAGCAGTCGTCAGGGGCAGGTCTCCATCGTTCACTCGGACATCAAGCCCGAGAACATCATCATCGCCAAGGTGGCGGGCGAAGAGGTGGTGAAGATCTTGGACTTTGGCGTGGCCAAGGCTCAGAGCGTTGCCAGTCAGGTGGCCGGGCGCGGGGGCGAGAAGGCCAACGTGACGTCTTTCACGCCGGCGTTTGCAGCGCCGGAGCAGTGGAAGCCCGAGCACTACGGTCAGATCGGACCGTGGACGGACGTCTGGGGCTTGGCCCTCACGATGGTGGAAGCGCTGGCGGGCAAGCCGGTGATCGAGGGCGATCCCGCGGCCATGATGGGCATCGCCTTGGATCCGCTGGAACGGCCGACGCCGCAGGCGCATGGAGTGAAGGTCGACAACGCCGTGGAGGCCGTGTTCGCGCGCGCCCTGAGCGTCGATCCGCGAGAACGCCAGCGCGACGTGGGCGTGTTCTGGGGCGAGCTTCTGGTGGCCCTCGGCATGAAGCAGGAGCGCGCCGGGGACACGCGGCGCGAGGCCGGCGCCGTGCCTCGGGAGGAAGTCGTGGAAGCGGCGCTGCCCCCGGGAGCACGACGCGGGCCGCCAAGGCCGGCGCCGCCAAGGCCGCAGCGCGCTCCGACGCGACCGACCTTGGGCGTGGACAACCCCTTCGAGGACTCCGACGACGAGCTCGACGCCGGCCTCGACAGCGTGCCGCCGGGACTCGAAGCGCCCCTGCCGTCGGTGCCGCCGGGTGGGGACTTCGGCAGTGAGGCTTCGTTCCCCTCGGTGCCGCCGCGTTTCGGAGGCGAAGCGTCGCTGCCGTCGAAGCCCCCAGCGCCACCGCGACGAGCGCCGGGGCGGATGACGGTGCAGCAGACCGCCGCGGCGGCGCAGAACTTGTTCGAGCTCGACAGCGTACCGCCCCCTCCGGACTCGATGCCGGGGCTGGAGCCGGTGGCTTCGGCCCCGCCGCCGGCGCCCGCGGGGGACCCCTTCGGCGACCTGCCGGACCCGCCGCCCCCGCCGCCCGCGCCGCCCGCGCCGCCCGAAGACCTATTTGCGCACGCCCCCGCGCCCCCCGCGGCCGAGCCCCCGCCTCAGCTCGCCCGCTCCTATGGCATGGAAGCACCTCTACCGTCGGTGCCGCGGGCCCCCGTTCGTACGCCCGGTGCTCTGGAGCTGGACGTGGGCGAGGGGCGGGACCGAGCGCAGATCCGCGAAGCCGGCCGTCCCCTGGCGCGGCATGTCCCGCCCGCCCTGGGCATGGAGGCGCCCCCCAAGACGCCACCGCCGTGGCTCAAGATCGGCTTGGTGCTGGTCGCCGTTGGCATGGCGGTCGGTGGCGCAGGGCGGGTGTATCAGGCCAACACCGGGCAATCCCTGGGCTTTGGGCCGGTCAACACGACGCTGGTGGCTGGGGTGCTGCTGCTCGCCGGCATCGGCCTCATCGTCTACCAGCTGCTGCCTCGGGATCGCTGACTCGGCGTTCGGCGTCGTATCTGGTACCCTGCACGAACGCCGCGGGGGACCCGGCGCTTTGGTGAAAATGGCGGACGACGTCTTCGGAATCGTTGGAAGCGTCATCGCCGGCACGTACCAGGTGGAACGGGTCGTCGCCGAGGGCGGTTTTGGAGTGGTGTATCGCGCGCACCACGTCGGGTTCCGCGCGCCCGTCGCTTTGAAGTGCCTGAAGATCCCGCAGCAACTGGGGTCCGAGCACCAGGCGGAATTCCTGGAGCAGTTTCGCGCAGAAGCGGAGCTGTTGTTCCGGCTCTCCGCGAGCATCCCAACGGTGGTGCGCCCCCTTCACGTGGACGCCGTCACTCTCGACAACGGCACCTTCGTTCCCTTCATGGCGCTCGAATGGCTGGAGGGAGAGACCCTCGAAGCCGTGGTGGAACGCCGCAAGGCCCAGGGCCTCGCTCCACTGTCGTTGAAGAAACTCGTGCGCATGCTGACTCCCGTCGCTCGAGCTCTGGAGCGCGCGCACAACTTCATGGGCCCTGATGGACCCATCTCGGTCGTGCATCGGGACATGAAGCCCGAGAACATCTTCATCGCGAACGTGGCGGGGGACGAGATCCCGAAGATCTTGGATTTCGGCATCGGCAAGGCCAAGAGCGTGGCCAGCCAAGTGGCGGGTCGCGCCAGCCAGACTCACAGCGCGTTTTCCTCGTTCACACCGGCCTACGGCGCGCCCGAGCAGTGGGTGCCCAAGCGGTTTGGACAGTCGGGGCCGTGGACCGACGTATGGGGTCTGGCTCTGACTCTGGTGGAGGTGATGGCGGGCCGCACCATCATCGACGGTGATCACGCGGGGATGATGGGGACCGTGTTGGACCCCACGCGGCGTCCCACACCACGGAACGAGGGGATTCGCGTCAGCGACGACGTGGAGGCCATCTTCGAGCGCGCGCTGGCCGTGGATCCACGCGAGCGCTACCCCGACGCCGGCAAGTTCTGGAACGATCTGGTGCAGGCGGTCGGGGTGCGAGGAGAGGCTCGGGATGCGTTCGCCCCAGCACCCCTCGACGCACGGGCAGAAGGTGGCCACGTGCCGCGGGTGGAGCAGGTGGAGATCGCCTCCTTGCCTCCGGCTCGTCCGCCGAGCGTGGCGCCGTCGTCACGGTTCGCCGAGACGGTTCCCGCGGAGGTGGCGCCACGGCTTTCGAACGCCGTGCCGGAGCTGGCCGAGATCCCCGATCTAGGGCCCGTGCCCGAGCGCGCCCGCTCGCACTCGCGACCACAGATGCCGGCGGCGCGGGTCGAGCTCGAGTTGGAGGAGACGCCGCCAGCGGTCGATCTCGATCTCGATTTGCCGCCGGGCGAACGCCCATCGCTGCGAGTGCCGGGCAGCTCGCCCAACTGGCCGGTCCCCGAACGCAAAGGGAGCGGGACATTTCCTGCGCAGCGGCCTCGCACCGCGAGCGGCAGTGCGTGGCCCGCCGCGGAAGCCCCGGCGGGGAGCGCGCCGCACTGGTCTCCCCCGATCTCGCCGGCGCCGGCTTCGGGTCGGGCGCGCGTGGCGAGCGGCGCGCAGCACCCGGCCGTCGACAGTGTGCCGCCTCGGAGCGCCAGCGGCAGCTTCGCCGCGGTGGACTCGTCGCCGCCGCGCAGCGTCAGCGGCGCGCAGCACCCGGTGGTGGGCACGCCGGATCCTGTCGCCAGCGTGCCACCCCCCGAGGCACCCCGCTGGTCGATGCCCAACGCCGTCACCAGCGCAGGCCCCACGCCCGAGCCGGGGCTCGGGCGGCGCTTGGCG from Polyangiaceae bacterium carries:
- a CDS encoding EI24 domain-containing protein, which codes for MTDAALPPRPGLWAGFRAVFRGLGFMFRTPAAWPAGLVPAAILFGLSALFVSLAVLWVQPALETWIAPSHSWYSELGTAIASWVGALLASVLGVMIAAATTPPLSGPALESIIARQEKALGIPERAALGFFAEMWFGLKAQALAALFAGPLLLLLWIVELLAPPAAVVTIPAKLLVVALGLAWNLFDYPLTLRGVRMRDRLRLVRAYKPAVLGFGLGFALLFWLPCFSILMLPVAVAASTRLVWEMLSADRELLPELPRP
- a CDS encoding serine/threonine protein kinase, with protein sequence MVADVFDIVGSVIHGAYRVEAVVAEGGFAVVYRAQHQGFNAPVALKCLKLPEKLDAQRQEAFLRQFRAEGELLFALSAALPTVVRPLAIDALNTNDGTFVPYMVLEWLEGETLDVIVERRNEQQRAPLPIKKLVRLLGPVADALAKAHNFSSRQGQVSIVHSDIKPENIIIAKVAGEEVVKILDFGVAKAQSVASQVAGRGGEKANVTSFTPAFAAPEQWKPEHYGQIGPWTDVWGLALTMVEALAGKPVIEGDPAAMMGIALDPLERPTPQAHGVKVDNAVEAVFARALSVDPRERQRDVGVFWGELLVALGMKQERAGDTRREAGAVPREEVVEAALPPGARRGPPRPAPPRPQRAPTRPTLGVDNPFEDSDDELDAGLDSVPPGLEAPLPSVPPGGDFGSEASFPSVPPRFGGEASLPSKPPAPPRRAPGRMTVQQTAAAAQNLFELDSVPPPPDSMPGLEPVASAPPPAPAGDPFGDLPDPPPPPPAPPAPPEDLFAHAPAPPAAEPPPQLARSYGMEAPLPSVPRAPVRTPGALELDVGEGRDRAQIREAGRPLARHVPPALGMEAPPKTPPPWLKIGLVLVAVGMAVGGAGRVYQANTGQSLGFGPVNTTLVAGVLLLAGIGLIVYQLLPRDR
- a CDS encoding protein kinase, translated to MADDVFGIVGSVIAGTYQVERVVAEGGFGVVYRAHHVGFRAPVALKCLKIPQQLGSEHQAEFLEQFRAEAELLFRLSASIPTVVRPLHVDAVTLDNGTFVPFMALEWLEGETLEAVVERRKAQGLAPLSLKKLVRMLTPVARALERAHNFMGPDGPISVVHRDMKPENIFIANVAGDEIPKILDFGIGKAKSVASQVAGRASQTHSAFSSFTPAYGAPEQWVPKRFGQSGPWTDVWGLALTLVEVMAGRTIIDGDHAGMMGTVLDPTRRPTPRNEGIRVSDDVEAIFERALAVDPRERYPDAGKFWNDLVQAVGVRGEARDAFAPAPLDARAEGGHVPRVEQVEIASLPPARPPSVAPSSRFAETVPAEVAPRLSNAVPELAEIPDLGPVPERARSHSRPQMPAARVELELEETPPAVDLDLDLPPGERPSLRVPGSSPNWPVPERKGSGTFPAQRPRTASGSAWPAAEAPAGSAPHWSPPISPAPASGRARVASGAQHPAVDSVPPRSASGSFAAVDSSPPRSVSGAQHPVVGTPDPVASVPPPEAPRWSMPNAVTSAGPTPEPGLGRRLAPGIVLLALSIIVTVADQTYASSSGEVFAIGPLRAGWIAGPLMLVGVLLLGLGIARHFRR